The following proteins come from a genomic window of Corallococcus sp. NCRR:
- a CDS encoding M35 family metallo-endopeptidase, which yields MSKSLRGFKWLMGTVVGVSLLSGCGAPPAEGEQTPAEATEQAQGALTAQVTAGKASMAASDRVTVEVTLTNTSSAPVSLYKWDAPGEGLNEGRLSVSRDGQPVEYTGAHFKRVMGRAEDLITIAPGQSISGPVVVSDAYDLSVSGTYTLRYELEARAGVTALSSNSVSLFIEGRDTRRDGAEAMGTVTAQGLSYSGACTSSEQTTITNAYNSAKTYSNNAYSYLSGTPSATSRYTTWFGTYSSSGWSTIKTHFNNIKNAFASANVVVDCSCNDSGTYAYVYPSSPYKIYVCGAFWSAPNTGTDSRAGTLVHEMSHFTVVAGTDDWAYGQTAAKNLAKSNSTRARDNADSHEYFAENNPSLP from the coding sequence GTGAGCAAGAGCCTTCGCGGTTTCAAGTGGCTGATGGGCACGGTGGTCGGCGTTTCCCTGCTGAGCGGTTGCGGCGCTCCTCCGGCGGAGGGTGAGCAGACCCCGGCCGAGGCCACGGAGCAGGCCCAGGGCGCCCTGACGGCGCAGGTCACCGCGGGCAAGGCCTCCATGGCCGCCAGCGACCGCGTGACGGTGGAGGTGACGCTGACGAACACCTCCTCCGCGCCGGTGAGCCTCTACAAGTGGGACGCGCCGGGCGAGGGCCTCAACGAGGGCCGCCTGTCGGTGTCCCGCGACGGCCAGCCGGTGGAGTACACGGGCGCGCACTTCAAGCGCGTGATGGGCCGCGCCGAGGACCTGATCACGATTGCCCCCGGCCAGAGCATCTCCGGTCCGGTCGTCGTGTCGGACGCGTATGACCTGTCCGTCTCCGGGACGTACACCCTCCGCTACGAGCTGGAGGCGCGCGCGGGCGTGACGGCGCTGTCGTCCAACTCGGTCAGCCTCTTCATCGAGGGCCGCGACACCCGCCGCGATGGCGCGGAGGCGATGGGCACGGTGACGGCGCAGGGCCTGTCCTACTCCGGGGCCTGCACCAGCTCCGAGCAGACCACCATCACCAACGCGTACAACAGCGCCAAGACGTACTCCAACAACGCGTACTCGTACCTGAGCGGCACGCCGTCCGCGACCAGCCGCTACACCACCTGGTTCGGCACGTACTCCAGCAGCGGCTGGAGCACCATCAAGACGCACTTCAACAACATCAAGAACGCGTTCGCGTCCGCCAACGTCGTCGTGGACTGCAGCTGCAACGACAGCGGGACGTACGCGTACGTGTACCCGTCCTCGCCGTACAAGATCTACGTGTGCGGCGCCTTCTGGAGCGCCCCCAACACGGGCACGGACTCGCGCGCGGGCACGCTGGTCCACGAGATGAGCCACTTCACCGTCGTGGCCGGCACGGACGACTGGGCCTACGGCCAGACGGCAGCGAAGAACCTGGCCAAGTCCAACTCCACGCGCGCGCGTGACAACGCGGACAGCCACGAATACTTCGCGGAGAACAACCCCTCGCTGCCGTAA
- a CDS encoding glutamine amidotransferase-related protein: protein MRAVVFEHEEHEGPGLLGPALEAAGFTLVRRFRTVKREDVDAPLVVVMGGPMGVYEADAHPFLNEELALLGERLATDRACVGVCLGAQLLAAAAGATVSPGKNGFEVGVGPVRWTQDALKDPVVAGVKARTAVAHWHGDTYTPVPGATLLASTDRYTQQAFRLGKSYGFQFHLELTARELGRWLELGAEDLVTRGKDLAALKAQLPKLQAAEVENTELLHRLAHQLAKGLR from the coding sequence ATGCGCGCGGTGGTGTTCGAGCACGAGGAGCACGAGGGGCCCGGCCTGCTGGGGCCGGCGCTGGAGGCGGCGGGCTTCACGCTGGTGCGGCGCTTCCGGACGGTGAAGCGCGAGGACGTGGACGCGCCGCTGGTGGTGGTGATGGGGGGACCCATGGGCGTGTACGAGGCGGACGCCCATCCGTTCCTGAATGAAGAGCTGGCGTTGCTGGGAGAGCGGCTGGCGACTGACCGCGCGTGCGTGGGCGTGTGTCTGGGTGCGCAGCTGTTGGCGGCGGCGGCGGGCGCGACGGTGTCGCCGGGGAAGAACGGCTTCGAGGTGGGCGTGGGGCCGGTGCGCTGGACGCAGGACGCGCTGAAGGACCCGGTGGTGGCGGGGGTGAAGGCGCGCACGGCGGTGGCGCACTGGCATGGGGACACGTACACGCCGGTGCCCGGCGCGACGCTGCTCGCGTCCACGGACCGGTACACGCAGCAGGCCTTCCGGCTGGGGAAGTCGTATGGCTTCCAGTTCCACCTGGAGCTGACGGCGCGCGAGCTGGGGCGCTGGCTGGAGCTGGGGGCGGAGGACCTGGTGACGCGGGGCAAGGACCTGGCGGCGCTGAAGGCGCAGCTGCCCAAGCTGCAGGCGGCGGAGGTGGAGAACACGGAGCTGCTGCACCGGCTCGCGCATCAGCTGGCGAAGGGCCTACGCTGA
- a CDS encoding AAA family ATPase, whose amino-acid sequence MKLTRLHVHHYRGLAPDTALTFGPALNVVVGATGSGRTTLLELVSAVLCSDFSGLLREPFALDYALRFDALTVDVAVRNEPPAALPANAGEGGPGDALALPPAALAHGLLPSIVATVRWDAAEDARLVMRASATGFACEVAGAAGFSKRMHWSVLDRSVWTLLFMAAQYLERGVKDRLKDLLRETFLLAPPRFDEALGMFERIGAIRYAMEQRGEELFPLGLMALPTWMPGWLREQVEREPVPPSLLLRHDALPQGFLARFVTLAGFASGTLTVDVTETTPLSQGGRLGFSGFRFAFVRPDGTPVAQEQLGHGQKRLLSFLYYLDVHGAFVIADELADGLHPDLVRACVRDMGARQAFVTSQNPLLLEQLEFTHAEQLRTSLIRCEVGGGPGRWRWMQPTPEEAARWFDAYLAGTVPLGAVLRAQGFG is encoded by the coding sequence ATGAAGCTGACCCGTCTGCACGTCCACCACTACCGAGGGCTCGCGCCGGACACGGCGCTGACGTTCGGCCCTGCCCTGAACGTGGTGGTGGGCGCGACGGGCAGCGGACGCACGACGCTGCTGGAGCTGGTGTCCGCGGTGCTGTGCTCGGACTTCTCCGGCCTCCTGCGGGAGCCGTTCGCGCTGGACTACGCGCTGCGCTTCGACGCGCTGACCGTGGACGTGGCCGTGCGCAACGAGCCGCCCGCGGCGCTGCCCGCGAATGCCGGGGAGGGCGGCCCGGGGGATGCCCTGGCGCTGCCGCCCGCGGCGTTGGCGCACGGGCTGCTGCCCTCCATCGTGGCGACGGTGCGGTGGGATGCGGCGGAGGACGCGCGGCTCGTCATGCGCGCCAGCGCCACGGGCTTCGCGTGCGAGGTCGCGGGCGCGGCCGGCTTCTCCAAGCGCATGCACTGGTCGGTGTTGGACCGCTCCGTGTGGACGCTGCTCTTCATGGCCGCGCAGTACCTGGAGCGCGGCGTGAAGGACCGGCTGAAGGACCTGCTCCGGGAGACGTTCCTGCTGGCGCCGCCGCGCTTCGACGAAGCGCTGGGCATGTTCGAGCGCATTGGCGCCATCCGCTACGCGATGGAGCAGCGCGGTGAGGAGCTGTTCCCGCTGGGCCTCATGGCGCTGCCCACGTGGATGCCCGGCTGGCTGCGCGAACAGGTGGAGCGCGAGCCCGTGCCGCCGTCGCTGCTCCTGCGCCACGATGCGCTGCCCCAGGGCTTCCTCGCGCGCTTCGTGACGCTGGCGGGGTTCGCCTCCGGCACGCTCACGGTGGACGTGACCGAGACGACGCCCCTGTCCCAGGGCGGGCGGCTGGGCTTCAGCGGCTTCCGCTTCGCGTTCGTGCGCCCGGACGGCACGCCGGTGGCGCAGGAGCAGCTGGGCCATGGCCAGAAGCGGCTCTTGTCCTTCCTCTACTACCTGGACGTGCACGGAGCCTTCGTCATCGCGGACGAGCTGGCGGACGGCCTGCACCCGGACCTGGTGCGCGCGTGCGTGCGGGACATGGGGGCGCGGCAGGCCTTCGTCACCAGCCAGAACCCGCTCCTGTTGGAGCAGCTGGAGTTCACCCACGCGGAGCAGCTGCGCACGTCGTTGATCCGCTGCGAGGTGGGGGGCGGGCCTGGGCGATGGCGGTGGATGCAGCCCACGCCGGAGGAGGCCGCGCGGTGGTTCGACGCGTACCTCGCGGGAACCGTGCCGCTGGGCGCGGTGCTGCGCGCCCAGGGCTTCGGGTGA